One Clostridiisalibacter paucivorans DSM 22131 DNA window includes the following coding sequences:
- a CDS encoding ribbon-helix-helix domain-containing protein has protein sequence YIVNYVVKYIYIGGAKMPRKNINTTLDEDLYTEIKILAIKLKTNANDLIEEGMKHVIEKYEEQNNKS, from the coding sequence TACATAGTCAACTATGTGGTAAAATATATTTATATTGGAGGTGCTAAAATGCCAAGAAAAAACATTAATACTACATTGGATGAAGATTTGTATACTGAAATTAAAATATTGGCTATCAAACTAAAAACTAATGCTAACGACTTAATTGAAGAAGGTATGAAACATGTCATTGAAAAATACGAAGAACAAAACAACAAGTCATAG